In Pseudomonadota bacterium, the following proteins share a genomic window:
- a CDS encoding DUF4445 domain-containing protein: protein MSSIVFEPINKRVHCSEGITIAEVARNAGVSLVSSCGSQGTCGKCRVFIISGHVSPITNEEKEKISAKDIERGCRLACLTRVYDEVKVKIPPKSLISSQRLQVAGNGKTAALDPLVKRYDITLSPPSMLDQKSDQTALFAYLDSQYGLKDLKIDLSAQRQLPLVLRANEWKAQIVLRGREIIMAGESGKRLLGLAVDLGTTKIAAYLADLETGEILAAKAVVNRQMAYGQDLMARLNHAMGKEAETLRQAAADDINQLIRELCKGTDLSGDQILEAVVVGNTAMHHLFLGLPVRQLALAPYIPAVSDSMDIKARDLGLAIAPGAYVHLLPNIAGFVGADHVAVLLATGIYNTEKTTIGIDIGTNTEISLAVKDRLLSTSCASGPAFEGAHIKYGMRAEGGAIEKVKITGSSVEIRTINNEPPVGICGSGILDAIAQLRKAGIIDRMGKMLAHPLVRDGEKGQEFVLVYAQNSGSGTDITITETDISEILMAKAAIAAALNILLEETKLTWDEVDEILIAGAFGSYIDVASAIEIGMFAAVPMNRFSQIGNAAGTGAKLALLSKEQRELSMAITRKATYVELTNHPQYLRKFSRAIRLPA from the coding sequence ATGAGTAGTATAGTATTTGAACCGATAAACAAACGTGTTCACTGTTCGGAAGGAATAACTATAGCAGAAGTTGCCCGCAATGCCGGAGTAAGTCTGGTATCCTCATGCGGAAGCCAGGGCACCTGCGGCAAATGCCGGGTCTTTATTATTTCCGGTCATGTATCTCCTATAACAAATGAGGAAAAAGAGAAGATAAGCGCAAAAGATATTGAGCGGGGCTGCCGCCTGGCATGCCTGACAAGGGTTTATGATGAAGTTAAAGTTAAAATTCCACCCAAAAGTCTGATTAGTTCGCAACGGTTGCAGGTTGCCGGTAACGGCAAGACAGCGGCCTTGGATCCCCTTGTGAAAAGATATGACATAACTCTCTCGCCTCCCAGCATGCTTGACCAAAAATCCGATCAAACGGCGCTTTTTGCGTATCTGGACAGTCAGTACGGATTAAAAGATTTAAAGATTGATCTGTCGGCACAACGTCAACTTCCTCTAGTTCTGCGTGCAAATGAATGGAAGGCTCAAATAGTATTGCGTGGCCGGGAAATAATTATGGCCGGAGAGTCAGGAAAAAGATTGCTTGGCTTGGCAGTGGATCTGGGAACAACAAAGATAGCAGCTTATCTTGCTGATCTTGAAACAGGTGAGATTCTGGCGGCAAAAGCTGTAGTAAACCGGCAGATGGCATACGGGCAGGATCTGATGGCCCGTCTGAATCATGCCATGGGCAAAGAAGCCGAAACACTCAGGCAGGCTGCTGCCGATGATATCAACCAGTTGATAAGAGAACTATGTAAAGGAACAGACCTTTCAGGTGACCAAATTTTAGAAGCTGTTGTAGTGGGCAATACTGCCATGCATCATCTTTTTCTGGGTTTGCCTGTCAGGCAGTTGGCCCTGGCGCCCTATATACCGGCTGTAAGCGACTCTATGGATATTAAAGCAAGAGATTTAGGCCTTGCAATTGCCCCCGGTGCATATGTCCATCTTTTGCCCAATATTGCCGGGTTTGTGGGAGCCGATCATGTGGCTGTGCTTCTTGCAACCGGAATCTATAATACTGAAAAAACTACAATCGGAATAGATATCGGCACTAATACTGAAATAAGTCTTGCAGTAAAAGATCGCCTGCTTTCAACGTCCTGTGCATCCGGTCCTGCTTTTGAAGGGGCTCATATAAAATATGGTATGCGGGCAGAAGGCGGGGCTATAGAAAAAGTTAAAATAACCGGTTCATCGGTAGAAATCAGAACCATTAATAACGAGCCTCCTGTCGGTATATGCGGTTCCGGTATCTTAGATGCGATTGCTCAACTACGAAAAGCAGGTATTATTGATCGTATGGGCAAAATGCTTGCTCATCCGCTTGTTCGGGATGGTGAAAAAGGGCAGGAGTTTGTTCTGGTATATGCTCAAAACAGCGGTAGCGGTACTGATATCACTATAACCGAAACGGACATAAGTGAAATACTTATGGCTAAAGCGGCCATAGCCGCGGCACTGAATATTCTTTTGGAAGAAACAAAACTGACATGGGATGAGGTTGACGAAATTTTGATCGCAGGCGCTTTCGGCAGCTATATAGATGTAGCAAGTGCCATAGAGATCGGGATGTTTGCAGCTGTTCCCATGAATCGGTTTTCCCAGATAGGAAACGCCGCAGGTACGGGAGCCAAATTAGCACTTTTATCAAAAGAACAGCGGGAATTATCAATGGCTATCACCCGCAAGGCAACTTATGTGGAGCTGACTAATCATCCTCAGTATTTGCGCAAATTCTCCCGCGCAATCCGGCTCCCGGCATAA
- a CDS encoding DUF2284 domain-containing protein — MDQKTEENLSTLCEEAKKLGATDAKAIKASDIIVDPRVNLKCRVPICGFYGNSFMCPPYVMSASEFQEIVSKYSYAVIIEDVKSFKDDVTQKKDDFAEVFKDKSYQKSLLLAAKEFGEIINKIESKCFGLGYRFSAGFGAGTCGLCEECAVKTPGETCRHPFKARPSMEAVGIDVFSTAERAGFKADTPTMDKVTIYGIVLVN, encoded by the coding sequence ATGGATCAGAAAACAGAAGAGAATTTGAGCACCTTATGTGAAGAGGCCAAAAAATTAGGTGCAACTGATGCAAAAGCCATCAAAGCATCCGATATTATAGTTGATCCCAGAGTTAATTTGAAATGCCGGGTACCCATATGCGGTTTTTATGGTAATAGTTTTATGTGTCCTCCTTATGTAATGAGTGCTTCTGAATTTCAGGAAATAGTATCCAAATATTCTTATGCAGTTATTATTGAAGACGTAAAGTCATTTAAAGATGATGTAACTCAAAAAAAAGATGATTTTGCCGAAGTATTTAAGGATAAGAGTTACCAGAAGTCTTTGCTTTTAGCAGCAAAAGAATTTGGTGAAATAATAAATAAAATAGAAAGCAAGTGCTTTGGCCTGGGATATCGTTTTTCGGCAGGTTTTGGCGCAGGTACTTGTGGGCTATGTGAAGAGTGTGCGGTAAAAACCCCAGGAGAAACTTGCAGACATCCGTTTAAAGCCAGACCATCTATGGAAGCAGTAGGTATAGATGTGTTTAGTACGGCTGAAAGGGCCGGATTCAAAGCCGATACGCCCACAATGGATAAAGTAACAATTTATGGAATTGTTTTAGTGAATTAA
- a CDS encoding MoxR family ATPase, whose protein sequence is MHDTIAQIQQLHNIIGREEELELSLIAAGAGKHILLSGTVGVGKTTIAMAVASHLGRNCLRIDGDERYTEQKLAGWFDPPLVMAKGYTKEAFIQGPLTLTMEEGSILLLNELNRMPEGTQNVLLSAMDEKKIYIPKYGKVEGKEGFLIIATQNPDEYIGTSQLSEALKDRFICITLFNQNEDEEIEIVKLRSMCPDEQIITLSVIFTRLTRDEQAIRRGSSIRGAIDLADIFYSANKSFNDNPEAWVKCAKLAFSTKIELHDFSHDNFLELLKKLALKSLEKYKQRLTSPKRDVSANTTATPSDFDGGQKKNY, encoded by the coding sequence ATGCATGATACTATAGCTCAAATACAGCAATTACACAATATTATCGGCAGAGAAGAGGAATTGGAATTATCCTTGATAGCAGCCGGGGCCGGAAAGCATATACTTCTATCCGGTACTGTAGGTGTCGGTAAAACAACAATTGCTATGGCTGTTGCATCTCACCTGGGAAGAAATTGCCTTAGAATAGACGGGGATGAGCGTTATACTGAACAAAAACTGGCAGGATGGTTTGATCCGCCGCTTGTCATGGCAAAGGGGTATACGAAGGAAGCATTTATACAGGGGCCTCTCACATTGACTATGGAAGAAGGCTCCATTCTGTTGCTGAATGAATTAAACCGGATGCCGGAAGGAACCCAGAATGTTCTTCTTTCCGCTATGGATGAGAAGAAGATCTATATCCCGAAATACGGCAAAGTGGAAGGCAAAGAAGGATTTCTGATTATTGCAACACAGAATCCCGATGAATATATAGGCACATCACAGTTAAGCGAGGCGTTAAAAGATCGTTTTATATGTATCACACTCTTTAATCAGAATGAAGATGAAGAAATTGAGATTGTAAAGCTTCGTTCCATGTGCCCCGACGAACAAATCATTACTCTTTCAGTAATTTTTACACGGCTGACAAGAGATGAACAGGCCATAAGGCGTGGTTCGTCGATCCGCGGCGCCATTGATCTTGCTGATATATTTTACAGTGCCAATAAATCATTTAACGATAACCCCGAAGCCTGGGTTAAATGCGCAAAGCTTGCTTTTTCCACAAAGATAGAGCTCCATGATTTTTCTCATGATAATTTTCTTGAGCTTCTTAAAAAACTTGCTCTGAAGTCCCTGGAAAAATATAAGCAGCGCCTAACTTCGCCAAAGCGTGATGTATCAGCTAATACAACTGCTACCCCCTCTGATTTTGATGGGGGCCAAAAAAAAAATTACTAA
- a CDS encoding VWA domain-containing protein yields METGFSQVKLLYLMQKRAKWEQRMEVHKILLGKIIYLSSKIASQAARNTITVTRPYMPGLVDIDIDYSLEEQPGDPSLIHENLYCYEKILKQNSYVLMLDASNSMRPEKAAVAAIATGVFAGKLRNDFYGVLSFARDTNIIKRLYEPHVLEPLVDKMLDIETGGATNIRQALIDGLSLLNESKTMHKTGILVTDGWATKGGDPVEIAAKFDRLHVLGISFGTGGSDRATNELMAQKGHGRYRFIRRFDDLPIAIAKIIANK; encoded by the coding sequence ATGGAAACCGGATTTTCCCAGGTAAAGCTCCTTTATCTTATGCAAAAACGTGCAAAGTGGGAGCAAAGGATGGAAGTCCATAAAATACTTTTAGGTAAAATTATCTATCTGTCGTCAAAAATAGCATCTCAAGCGGCAAGGAATACAATAACAGTAACCAGGCCATATATGCCCGGACTTGTAGACATTGATATAGATTATAGCTTGGAGGAACAACCCGGAGATCCATCTCTGATACATGAAAATCTTTACTGCTATGAAAAAATATTAAAACAAAACTCCTATGTGCTTATGCTGGATGCATCAAATTCCATGCGTCCGGAAAAAGCCGCAGTTGCAGCTATAGCTACAGGAGTATTTGCCGGAAAGCTCCGAAATGATTTTTATGGTGTGCTGTCTTTTGCCAGGGATACAAATATTATTAAGCGTCTTTATGAACCGCATGTCCTGGAACCTCTGGTTGATAAAATGCTTGATATTGAAACAGGCGGTGCCACGAACATAAGACAAGCTCTTATAGACGGTCTTTCTCTTCTGAACGAATCAAAAACAATGCACAAAACCGGTATTTTAGTAACCGATGGATGGGCAACGAAAGGAGGCGATCCTGTTGAAATTGCCGCAAAGTTTGATAGATTGCATGTGCTTGGAATATCTTTTGGAACCGGCGGTTCTGACCGGGCTACAAATGAGCTTATGGCTCAAAAGGGACATGGCCGTTACAGATTCATTCGAAGATTTGATGATCTGCCGATAGCAATAGCAAAGATAATCGCAAATAAATAA
- a CDS encoding FAD-dependent oxidoreductase, producing MSDQFQYLFTPFKIGPVTIKNRIFFPAHGTKYTDEHHMMTERYVEYQRARAKGGVGLIVAGSMNIMFNSRNIYGIMEMYDERIVERLKMLVEAVHAEGTKLFVQLMHAGRTADSELTQLPLWSASPTPAGGRTVPKEMEIEDIKEVIAAYVKTAQFAKDAGLDGLEIHSATGYLPEQFMSPYTNKRTDEYGGSLENRVRFPLEIMAAIREQVGYDMALGIRMPGDEFVPGGLSIDDTTEIGKIFEESGYIDYISISGGFYEGIFTIGTGMHTPLGLLNPYAAQFKESVDLAIGVALRINDPVQAEKMLADGQTDLVGICRGLIADPELPNKAMEGRLDEIRSCIACNQGCIGRAMKGRPVTCFQNPVTGKEKEIGTIVPSSTKKKVMVIGGGPAGMEAARAAKLRGHDVTLFEKANELGGQILIAAKAPHRAEIAGIIRYRVKQLELLNVKVNLGVEVTPDMVEKEASDAVVVATGSLPAKSPVPGGDQDNVVNVWDVLLDKVELGEKVIVVDGGEGHWQLMSVAEYISQKGKQVEMVSPLNFIGFDLIATTDLPASYIRLRSKGVVFSPNMIVKSISGNTVELLDIYAGTIKKVEGVDNVVMVTYNKANNELYKALKGKVKELYCIGDSVAPRKGIDAVYDGYTTGIKI from the coding sequence ATGAGTGATCAGTTTCAGTATTTATTTACCCCTTTTAAGATTGGCCCAGTAACCATAAAAAACCGGATATTTTTCCCTGCACACGGTACAAAATATACTGATGAACATCATATGATGACTGAAAGGTATGTTGAGTATCAAAGGGCAAGGGCTAAGGGAGGCGTAGGACTTATTGTTGCCGGAAGCATGAACATTATGTTTAACAGCAGAAACATTTACGGCATCATGGAAATGTATGACGAACGCATTGTTGAGAGATTAAAAATGCTTGTCGAGGCGGTACATGCGGAAGGCACAAAGCTTTTTGTTCAATTAATGCATGCCGGAAGAACTGCGGATTCCGAGTTGACACAACTGCCGCTTTGGAGTGCTTCACCTACTCCGGCGGGAGGACGTACTGTACCTAAGGAAATGGAGATTGAAGATATTAAAGAAGTAATAGCTGCATATGTAAAGACTGCTCAGTTTGCAAAAGACGCAGGCCTGGACGGTCTTGAAATTCACAGCGCAACAGGTTATTTGCCGGAACAATTCATGTCTCCCTATACAAATAAGAGAACGGATGAGTATGGAGGAAGCCTTGAAAATCGTGTGAGATTTCCTTTGGAGATTATGGCGGCCATCCGTGAGCAAGTAGGATATGACATGGCTTTGGGCATAAGAATGCCCGGAGACGAATTTGTACCCGGCGGATTAAGCATTGACGATACCACAGAGATCGGCAAGATCTTTGAGGAAAGCGGTTATATTGATTATATTTCCATCTCAGGAGGATTTTATGAGGGAATTTTTACTATCGGAACAGGCATGCACACTCCGTTAGGATTGTTAAATCCCTATGCCGCCCAATTTAAAGAATCGGTAGATCTGGCTATAGGAGTAGCTCTCAGAATTAATGATCCGGTTCAGGCTGAAAAAATGCTGGCAGACGGACAGACGGATTTGGTTGGAATATGCAGGGGTCTGATTGCTGATCCTGAACTGCCCAATAAGGCTATGGAGGGCAGATTAGATGAAATTCGTTCATGTATAGCCTGTAATCAGGGATGTATAGGAAGAGCCATGAAAGGCAGACCGGTTACATGCTTTCAAAATCCGGTTACAGGAAAGGAAAAAGAAATAGGAACAATTGTACCTTCAAGTACAAAGAAGAAGGTTATGGTCATCGGTGGCGGTCCGGCAGGCATGGAAGCTGCAAGGGCAGCCAAACTAAGAGGCCATGATGTAACGCTATTTGAAAAAGCAAATGAACTGGGCGGCCAGATCCTTATCGCAGCCAAAGCGCCACACAGAGCAGAAATCGCCGGCATCATAAGATACAGGGTAAAGCAACTCGAATTACTGAATGTCAAGGTAAATCTTGGAGTGGAAGTAACTCCGGATATGGTAGAAAAAGAAGCCTCTGATGCTGTTGTTGTTGCTACCGGTTCATTGCCTGCCAAATCACCGGTACCCGGTGGTGATCAGGATAATGTAGTAAATGTTTGGGATGTGCTTTTAGATAAGGTGGAACTTGGCGAAAAGGTCATAGTAGTTGATGGCGGAGAAGGACACTGGCAACTGATGAGTGTTGCAGAGTATATATCTCAAAAGGGAAAGCAGGTTGAGATGGTAAGTCCTCTGAACTTTATCGGGTTTGATCTTATTGCGACAACTGATTTACCGGCTTCTTATATAAGGCTGCGTTCCAAAGGTGTGGTTTTCAGTCCTAATATGATCGTTAAAAGTATTTCGGGAAACACGGTAGAACTTCTCGATATATATGCAGGCACTATAAAAAAAGTTGAAGGGGTAGATAATGTAGTTATGGTCACTTATAATAAAGCCAATAACGAATTATATAAAGCCCTGAAAGGAAAGGTTAAGGAGCTGTATTGTATTGGTGATTCCGTTGCTCCGAGGAAGGGAATAGATGCCGTTTATGATGGGTATACAACAGGAATAAAAATATAA
- a CDS encoding NAD(P)/FAD-dependent oxidoreductase — translation MSEKFDVIVVGAGHNGLIVAAYLSKAGLNVCVVEEQPEVGGGTKTKELTVPGFKHDCCSSLHYILIANPMMKNDELGLLSEYGLEYTRTEKLTGEIFEDGSTIKFYLDIDKTCESIAKISQHDADAYRKFDAKAGKSLEMFTMGMYEPPGSDRTAHAMMDQSPESQELLRAMSLSAWDIAEEWFESDKLKIALSRFAAKAMNNPFDKGTGFGFFIILPFMNRFGGWMPVGGSGALAEALIKCMEAHGGTVKVNSSVKHFKMSGGEVSGVILASGEEILASKAVVANINVKQVFPGMLPGVELPANLERNVNGLQQSRYSGFIQHIALNAKPKFKVGNDLGDFLFVEFGHMNVKHYRDALHRMDLGYLDNEFSNLCMPTLIDPSRAPAGKAIVYNYALVPPVLKDAPVEKWDEVGQQTADNMLEIARRYCSNLTDDNIIGRSYVTPFDVQRRNSAMPAGDKFHFGMYNRQIGGNRPLPGMHTYRMPIKKLYMSGASTHPGGGVTGGGRAAAKVVMEDLGIDFEKVIKRN, via the coding sequence ATTTCAGAAAAATTTGATGTAATAGTTGTAGGTGCGGGGCATAACGGTCTTATAGTTGCTGCTTATTTGAGCAAGGCCGGACTGAATGTTTGTGTAGTAGAAGAGCAACCGGAGGTTGGCGGCGGAACAAAGACAAAGGAATTGACTGTTCCGGGATTCAAGCATGATTGCTGCTCCAGTCTTCATTATATTTTAATTGCTAACCCGATGATGAAAAATGATGAACTCGGGCTGCTGTCAGAATATGGCCTTGAGTATACCAGAACAGAAAAGCTGACCGGAGAAATTTTTGAAGACGGCTCAACGATTAAGTTCTATTTGGATATCGACAAGACATGCGAGTCTATTGCAAAGATTTCTCAACATGATGCTGATGCCTATCGGAAATTTGACGCTAAGGCAGGCAAATCTTTGGAGATGTTCACAATGGGAATGTATGAACCTCCTGGAAGCGATAGGACAGCCCATGCTATGATGGATCAGAGTCCGGAAAGTCAGGAGCTGTTGAGGGCTATGTCTTTAAGCGCCTGGGATATAGCCGAAGAATGGTTTGAGAGCGACAAATTAAAAATAGCACTTTCCCGCTTTGCGGCAAAGGCCATGAACAATCCTTTTGATAAAGGTACAGGATTTGGCTTTTTCATTATTCTACCGTTTATGAATAGATTTGGCGGATGGATGCCGGTGGGTGGTTCAGGTGCCCTGGCAGAGGCACTGATAAAATGTATGGAAGCTCATGGAGGTACTGTTAAAGTAAACAGTTCGGTAAAGCATTTTAAAATGTCAGGTGGAGAGGTTTCAGGTGTTATTCTGGCAAGCGGAGAGGAAATTCTTGCCAGTAAAGCAGTGGTGGCCAACATCAATGTTAAGCAGGTTTTTCCCGGAATGTTACCCGGAGTTGAACTGCCTGCAAATCTTGAGCGTAATGTTAATGGGTTGCAGCAAAGCCGGTATTCCGGGTTTATTCAGCATATTGCCCTTAATGCAAAACCAAAGTTTAAGGTTGGCAATGATTTGGGGGATTTTCTGTTTGTTGAATTCGGTCATATGAATGTCAAACATTATCGTGATGCCCTGCACCGTATGGATTTAGGATATCTGGACAATGAATTTTCCAATTTATGCATGCCAACCTTGATTGATCCGTCAAGGGCTCCTGCAGGCAAAGCTATAGTTTACAACTATGCACTTGTGCCTCCGGTACTAAAAGATGCTCCTGTTGAAAAGTGGGATGAGGTGGGCCAGCAGACGGCAGATAATATGCTGGAAATAGCACGGCGCTATTGCAGCAATTTGACCGATGACAATATCATAGGAAGATCTTATGTGACTCCGTTTGATGTTCAAAGGAGAAACTCTGCAATGCCCGCCGGTGATAAATTCCATTTTGGAATGTATAACCGGCAGATCGGCGGAAACAGGCCTTTGCCCGGAATGCATACATATCGTATGCCGATAAAAAAACTTTATATGTCAGGGGCAAGCACACATCCCGGTGGTGGTGTGACCGGTGGTGGGCGTGCTGCTGCAAAGGTTGTTATGGAAGATCTTGGCATTGATTTTGAGAAAGTAATTAAAAGGAATTAA
- a CDS encoding nuclear transport factor 2 family protein, with product MDEKKLQLLLDRTEIVDIVIRYATSIGLHDWAGLRSCYTDQVEIDYTSMIGGNPIVFKADDWVTWARENASGFESVMHYTSNDVVTINGDEATCMSYVHSEFYLPNDKVDSIWSGGGYYTNGMVRTPDGWKINKTKLTVKWSKGSQELFAIAKERYASSGKA from the coding sequence ATGGATGAGAAAAAGTTACAATTGCTTTTAGATCGCACGGAAATTGTTGACATTGTTATACGTTATGCAACCAGTATTGGCCTGCACGATTGGGCCGGATTGCGTTCCTGCTATACTGACCAGGTGGAAATCGATTATACTTCCATGATCGGGGGAAACCCTATAGTTTTTAAAGCTGATGATTGGGTAACCTGGGCACGGGAGAATGCAAGTGGTTTTGAATCTGTGATGCATTATACTTCCAATGATGTTGTTACAATAAACGGTGATGAAGCAACGTGTATGTCCTACGTTCACTCCGAGTTTTACCTTCCAAATGATAAAGTAGACAGCATTTGGTCAGGTGGCGGTTACTATACCAATGGGATGGTACGCACTCCCGATGGTTGGAAGATTAACAAGACAAAGTTAACGGTAAAGTGGTCAAAAGGAAGCCAGGAGCTTTTTGCGATTGCAAAAGAGCGTTATGCCTCATCCGGTAAAGCTTAA
- a CDS encoding 4Fe-4S dicluster domain-containing protein, producing the protein MANNKTGVAADKTVPYPKAIGYISMVDPKESVCQDCRSCELYCAAVHEAACGLELNRIWESRDPFRGEYFAYSCKQCIAPSCIAACPEDAMYIDKKTGARCIDEEKCNGCAACIKACPVEPPRINYNSVKKKAVKCDLCKDRADGPVCVQMCPTMCLTLKKYK; encoded by the coding sequence ATGGCGAATAACAAAACTGGCGTTGCAGCAGATAAAACCGTGCCCTATCCAAAAGCAATAGGCTACATATCCATGGTTGACCCCAAGGAGTCGGTTTGCCAGGATTGCAGAAGTTGTGAGTTGTATTGTGCAGCAGTGCATGAGGCAGCTTGCGGACTTGAATTAAACAGAATCTGGGAGTCCAGAGATCCTTTCCGCGGCGAGTACTTTGCTTATAGCTGCAAGCAGTGCATAGCACCCTCATGTATTGCAGCCTGTCCTGAAGACGCAATGTATATTGATAAAAAAACCGGAGCCAGATGCATAGATGAAGAAAAGTGTAATGGATGTGCAGCATGTATAAAAGCCTGTCCTGTTGAACCGCCGAGGATCAACTATAACAGTGTAAAGAAAAAAGCTGTTAAATGTGATCTTTGTAAAGACAGAGCAGATGGTCCGGTATGTGTTCAGATGTGTCCTACCATGTGTCTTACTTTAAAGAAATATAAATAA
- a CDS encoding FAD-dependent oxidoreductase, translating into MKENKSRLSRRDFLKNAKVVVGGAVLGSAALINPGTTGKAIASTVKSLPIETGDCQPVESDDVKPIPPVDPPAVWDEQADIVVVGLGGGVVGAAKAAEMGSSVIALEKMSLAGGTTSHAGALLAHGAKKVPKVSGAPAFHLDKTVQKAIEESRYTINKELARATIIKCGEMVDWLTDIGVEWETNPFGVVYSPAVKGDPDHRGHAAMRVAINAAYEYLKKKGGKIILNTKVVALVRDKDRIVGVKATKLLEGTTIFIKAKKAVILSAGGFSHNKNMLKKYVPTACKGVGSVSMALPSNTGECIRMGQGAGADLSGYDTFTGFDGGIDFSEVNGPWFRYLYSGDIQLARGAWLHLNKACERFMNISSSPAQFFSRPSAIMAQPGNRAYVIFDSNYEKNIWKFKPVGCKVPITPGVDEWIIPRLASSDWRVKVKEAITMGAIKSSDTFEGLAVKLGLNSERFKKAVNKWNGHCKSGIDPEFGEELQYLVPVLDPPFYGIKIGCSMGSTSCGLRVNHNMQVLDINQNIIPGLYATYFTAGGGAGEVLFGHPAVWSAGGSMTTAYMAGEHAATGKG; encoded by the coding sequence ATGAAAGAAAATAAGTCAAGACTGTCTCGCAGAGACTTTTTAAAGAATGCCAAAGTGGTAGTTGGCGGAGCTGTTTTAGGGTCTGCGGCACTAATCAATCCAGGTACTACCGGTAAAGCGATAGCAAGCACAGTTAAATCTTTACCGATAGAAACCGGAGATTGTCAACCAGTGGAGTCGGATGACGTCAAGCCTATCCCTCCGGTAGATCCTCCGGCAGTATGGGATGAGCAGGCGGATATCGTAGTAGTTGGATTAGGGGGCGGTGTCGTTGGTGCTGCTAAGGCAGCTGAGATGGGAAGTTCTGTGATTGCTTTGGAGAAGATGTCGTTGGCAGGCGGCACTACATCGCATGCAGGCGCTTTACTGGCTCATGGAGCAAAAAAAGTGCCTAAGGTATCAGGCGCTCCGGCTTTTCACCTGGACAAGACAGTACAGAAAGCTATAGAAGAATCGCGTTATACGATAAACAAAGAACTGGCTCGTGCAACAATAATTAAATGCGGTGAAATGGTTGATTGGCTCACTGATATAGGCGTTGAGTGGGAAACCAATCCTTTTGGAGTAGTCTATTCTCCCGCGGTCAAAGGCGACCCGGATCATCGTGGCCATGCTGCAATGAGAGTCGCTATAAATGCTGCATACGAATATCTGAAGAAAAAAGGTGGGAAGATCATATTAAACACCAAGGTAGTTGCACTGGTGAGAGATAAAGACAGAATAGTTGGTGTTAAAGCCACCAAGTTGCTTGAAGGAACTACCATATTTATAAAAGCTAAAAAGGCTGTGATTCTTTCAGCCGGAGGTTTTTCCCACAATAAAAATATGCTTAAAAAATATGTGCCCACGGCCTGTAAGGGTGTAGGCAGCGTATCTATGGCTCTGCCTTCCAATACAGGAGAGTGTATCAGAATGGGACAGGGCGCAGGTGCTGATTTGTCAGGTTATGATACATTCACAGGGTTTGATGGAGGTATAGATTTTTCAGAAGTAAACGGCCCGTGGTTCCGTTATCTTTATTCCGGTGATATCCAACTCGCCAGAGGCGCGTGGCTTCACTTAAACAAGGCATGCGAAAGATTTATGAACATAAGCAGTTCTCCTGCACAATTTTTTAGCAGGCCGTCGGCAATAATGGCTCAGCCTGGTAATCGGGCTTATGTGATTTTCGACAGCAATTACGAAAAAAACATATGGAAGTTTAAGCCTGTGGGTTGCAAGGTACCCATAACTCCCGGGGTGGATGAATGGATAATCCCAAGGCTTGCCAGTTCGGATTGGCGGGTCAAAGTAAAAGAAGCTATTACTATGGGGGCAATAAAAAGCTCAGATACTTTTGAAGGCCTTGCAGTAAAATTAGGCTTGAATTCTGAAAGATTTAAAAAAGCGGTTAATAAATGGAATGGGCATTGCAAATCAGGGATAGATCCGGAATTCGGAGAAGAGCTACAGTATTTGGTACCTGTTTTAGATCCGCCGTTTTATGGTATAAAAATAGGATGCAGTATGGGCTCAACCTCATGCGGCCTGCGGGTGAATCATAACATGCAGGTGTTGGATATAAATCAAAATATTATTCCGGGACTGTATGCCACATATTTTACTGCCGGAGGTGGTGCCGGAGAAGTATTGTTCGGACATCCGGCTGTTTGGAGCGCAGGAGGTTCCATGACTACTGCGTACATGGCAGGTGAACATGCCGCTACCGGCAAGGGATAG